DNA from Sulfitobacter albidus:
TTTCCAGATCGAGGTGGCAGGCCAGCATGTTGGCCAGACCGCCCACTTCACGCCCGCCCATGGCGTTGGGCTGGCCCGTCACGGAAAACGGCCCGCAGCCCGGCGTACCGATGCGGCCCGTGGCAAGGTGGCAATTCAGGATCGCGTTGACCTTGTCGGCCCCGCTGGTCGATTGGTTCACCCCCTGGCTGAAGATCGTGACCGTTTTTTCCGAGCGCAGCCAGATGTTCACAAAGGCGCGCAACTGGTGGCCGTCAAGCTCGGTCGCTGCCACGTCGCTGGCGCGGGCGCAGCGCAGCGCCTCGGGGTAGCCGTCGACGTGGGCCGCGACATAGCCTGCGTCCATCGCGCCCTGATCGTCGATTTGGGTGAGCAAGTGATTGAACAGCGCCACATCGGACCCCGGCGCCAGTGGCAGATGCAGATCAGCCGCATCACAGGTGGCGGTCCGGCGTGGGTCGATCACGACGAGTTTCATATGCGGTCGCGCGGATTTTGCGGCCAGAATGCGCTGATGCAGGACAGGATGGCACCAGGCAAGGTTGCTGCCGACCAGCACGATGGTATCGGCCAGCTCGAGGTCCTCAAAGGTGCCGGGCACGGTGTCGCTGCCGAAGGCGCGTTTGTGGCCCGCGACGGTCGAGGCCATGCAAAGCCGTGAATTGGTGTCGATATTGGCCGTGCCGATGAAGCCTTTGGCCAGCTTGTTGGCGACGTAGTAATCCTCGGTCAGCATCTGGCCCGAGAGATAAAACGCCACGCTGTCCGGCCCGTGCGCCGCGATGGTCTGCGCAAACCTGTCGGCCACCAGTTGCAGCGCGTTGTCCCATGCGACTTCTTTACCCTGTACCATTGGCGCGTTGAGCCGTCCTTCGTGACCGACAGTCTCGCCAAGCGCCAGCCCCTTCGAGCACAGCCGCCCGAAATTGGCGAGGTGATCTGGATCGCCCTTGACCTCAAGGCCCGCGTCCGTAGCCGTCAGCAAGACGCCGCAGCCAACCCCGCAATAGGGGCATGTCGAGCGCGTGGTCATGCCGCAGCCCGCGCGGAGAGTGCCGCCGTGTCGAGCAGGATGCGCCCCTCCTCGAGCTTCACTTCATAGGTGGGGATTTGCCCCTCATCCGCCCCCTGCGCCGCGCCCGTCTCGAGCGAGAACACCCAGTTGTGCAGCGGACAGGTGACAGAGCGGCCATGCACGATCCCCTCGGACAACGGCCCGCCCTTGTGAGGGCAGGTGTCGGAGGCGGCAAAGACCTCGGCCTCGCTGGTGCGAAAGAGCGCCACGCACCCCGCGGGTGTTTTGACCAGACGCGCCCCGCGCAGGGGGATGTCGTCGATATGGCCCACGTCAATCCAGCTCATTCTGCGGCCTCCAATGTAAGATCTGCGAGCGGCTGATAGGCATCCGCCTTCGCCGCGTGTTCGGCCCATGGATCGTTGCGATAGATGGATTGCGACAGCTCGAACCGGGCGACCAGTGCGGCGCGGTTTTCAAGGTCATCGACCACCTGTTCCTTGACCCAATCCAGGCCCACTTTGGCGACCCATTTGTAGCCACGATCAAGGTATTTGGCGTTCTCGCGGTAGATCTGGATGTAGGCGGTGGTCACGGCGATGGCTTCTTCCTCGGTCGGGACCTTGGCGAGCAGCTCCGTCTCGCGCACGTCCATGCCCGCGGCCCCCGCGACGGAGACTTCATAGCCGCTGTCCACGCAGATGATGCCCACATCCTTGCACGTCGCCTCCGCGCAATTGCGCGGACAGCCCGAAACGCCGAGCTTGACCTTGTGCGGTGTCCACGACCCCCAAAGCAGTTTCTCAAGCTTGATGCCAAGGCCCGTGCTGTCCTGCGTGCCAAAGCGGCAATGGTCCGTACCGACACAGGTTTTCACCGTGCGCAGCCCTTTGGAATAGGCATGGCCCGACACCATTCCCGCCTTGTTCAGATCGTACCACATGGCGGGCAGGTCCTCTTTTCGCACGCCCAGCAGGTCGATGCGCTGACCGCCGGTCACCTTGACCGTGGGCACGTTGTATTTGTCCGCCGCATCCGCAATCGCGCGCAGCTCGTCCGGCGTGGTGATGCCCCCCCACATGCGCGGCACCACCGAATAGGTGCCGTCCTTCTGGATGTTGGCGTGGTTGCGTTCGTTGACAAAGCGCGATTGCGGGTCGTCTTGATACTCCAGCGGCCAATCGGCGATCAGGTAATAGTTGATGGCGGGGCGGCAGACATGACAGCCGTTGGGCGTGCTCCAGGCCAGCTGCTGCCAGACGGCGTCCTGGGATTTCAGCCCCTGGCTCTTGATCAGGCGGCGCACGTCCTCGTGGGTAAGCTCCGTACAGCCGCAGACCGATGCCGCCGCTGGAACGACAAAGTCATCGCCCAGGGTGACGGCAAGAACCTGCTCCACCAATCCTGTGCACGTCCCGCAGGACCCGCTGGCCTTGGTGCCTGCCTTGATGTCGGCGAGCGTGGTGGCGCCGCCTTCGATGGCTTCTACGATCTGACCTTTGCAAATGCCGTTGCAGCCGCAGATTTCTGCGTCAGCCGGTAAGGCTGCAACGGCCTGCAACGGGTCCACTTCACCGCCTTGCATGTTGGGGCCAAAGATCAGCGTTTCGCGCA
Protein-coding regions in this window:
- the nirD gene encoding nitrite reductase small subunit NirD, coding for MSWIDVGHIDDIPLRGARLVKTPAGCVALFRTSEAEVFAASDTCPHKGGPLSEGIVHGRSVTCPLHNWVFSLETGAAQGADEGQIPTYEVKLEEGRILLDTAALSARAAA
- the nirB gene encoding nitrite reductase large subunit NirB, producing the protein MTQKLIVIGAGMATGRMLETLVEQHADFDITLFNAEPRGNYNRIMLSPVLSGEKTYAEIVTHDDDWYTASGITCRFGERIAGINTAAKTVTAENGDVLEYDKLVFGTGSNPFMIPLPGHDLEGVIAYRDLEDTQRMMDLGEGNKVVVIGGGLLGLEAAAGMAARGVDVTVVHIMDHLMERQLDEAAGYLLRRALVDKGITVKCAANSKEILGEKGKVRALLLDDGTELPCDLLVMAVGIRPNIKLATEAGLAVGKGIHVDDQMVTSDADILAVGECVEHQGAIFGLVAPLYDQAKVAAQTLMGQEAAFVQKELSTKLKVTGCDLFSAGDFAEGETREDIVFRDPARGVYKRLVLENNVVVGAVFYGDTTDSNWFFGLIRDKTDISDMRETLIFGPNMQGGEVDPLQAVAALPADAEICGCNGICKGQIVEAIEGGATTLADIKAGTKASGSCGTCTGLVEQVLAVTLGDDFVVPAAASVCGCTELTHEDVRRLIKSQGLKSQDAVWQQLAWSTPNGCHVCRPAINYYLIADWPLEYQDDPQSRFVNERNHANIQKDGTYSVVPRMWGGITTPDELRAIADAADKYNVPTVKVTGGQRIDLLGVRKEDLPAMWYDLNKAGMVSGHAYSKGLRTVKTCVGTDHCRFGTQDSTGLGIKLEKLLWGSWTPHKVKLGVSGCPRNCAEATCKDVGIICVDSGYEVSVAGAAGMDVRETELLAKVPTEEEAIAVTTAYIQIYRENAKYLDRGYKWVAKVGLDWVKEQVVDDLENRAALVARFELSQSIYRNDPWAEHAAKADAYQPLADLTLEAAE